From a single Actinomyces viscosus genomic region:
- a CDS encoding thiopeptide-type bacteriocin biosynthesis protein, with translation MSTHDDAHSSRREQRNQPSRLTRSRRLRWLGGRARAGEQAEQVGQSGQGGPDGRGGGATPQVGASIPGIQPLEMAAADFGSLRAQHSSVRQRGSALVNQAEDVGWLYARIYCAGGDDTDELLPEIGQWLARARGQWDIRSAHFLRFVDLRGHHVRLRLKAVEGVLDEAYASMRELDAIARRAEVRTVERLVSDPLTGGIGASRPGIAFGVYGPEYDKYGGVAGVEEAERHFYVSSRWCLDHQVWQIPRPVPRAALAARFLALAARSAPLPEAELLSAHLRMWGSRLPAHLRDGSALGPIVQQLLEVIEFQFDEIPSWSQAAAAVGELADDAGRAIGVMGAGTGGRRALDLLHIDVNRLGLNPAEECIAGLCARQLLTGGAVPPAQASVAAG, from the coding sequence ATGAGCACGCATGACGACGCCCACTCCAGCCGGCGCGAGCAGCGCAACCAGCCCAGCCGGCTCACCCGCTCCCGGCGCCTGCGCTGGCTGGGCGGGCGCGCCCGGGCAGGCGAGCAGGCTGAGCAGGTCGGGCAGTCCGGGCAGGGCGGCCCGGACGGTCGCGGCGGGGGCGCCACCCCGCAGGTGGGGGCCTCGATTCCGGGGATCCAGCCCCTGGAGATGGCCGCCGCCGATTTCGGCAGCCTGCGCGCCCAGCACAGCTCGGTGCGTCAGCGGGGATCGGCGCTGGTCAACCAGGCCGAGGACGTCGGCTGGCTGTACGCGAGGATCTACTGCGCCGGCGGGGACGACACTGACGAGCTGCTGCCCGAGATCGGCCAGTGGCTGGCTCGGGCCCGCGGCCAGTGGGACATTCGCTCGGCGCACTTCCTGCGCTTCGTCGACCTGCGCGGGCACCACGTCCGGCTGCGGCTCAAGGCCGTCGAGGGTGTCCTGGATGAGGCTTACGCGAGTATGCGCGAGCTCGACGCCATCGCCCGGCGGGCCGAGGTGCGCACGGTCGAGCGCCTCGTCTCCGACCCGTTGACCGGCGGTATCGGCGCCAGTCGGCCCGGTATCGCCTTCGGTGTCTACGGCCCCGAGTACGACAAGTACGGGGGTGTGGCCGGCGTGGAGGAGGCTGAGCGGCACTTCTACGTCTCCAGCCGGTGGTGCCTGGACCACCAGGTCTGGCAGATCCCGCGCCCAGTACCGCGGGCGGCCTTGGCGGCGCGGTTCCTGGCGCTGGCGGCTCGTAGCGCGCCGCTGCCCGAGGCTGAGCTGCTCTCCGCGCACCTGCGGATGTGGGGTTCGCGGCTTCCCGCGCACCTGCGTGACGGCAGCGCCCTGGGGCCGATCGTTCAGCAGCTGCTGGAGGTCATCGAGTTCCAGTTCGATGAGATCCCGTCCTGGAGCCAGGCGGCTGCGGCCGTGGGGGAGCTGGCCGACGACGCCGGGCGCGCCATTGGTGTCATGGGTGCGGGCACCGGCGGGCGTCGGGCCCTGGACCTGCTGCACATCGACGTCAACCGGCTTGGCCTCAACCCGGCCGAGGAGTGTATCGCCGGGCTGTGCGCCCGCCAGCTCCTGACCGGGGGCGCCGTGCCCCCGGCACAGGCCTCGGTCGCCGCCGGGTAG